In Anaerobacillus isosaccharinicus, one genomic interval encodes:
- the mltG gene encoding endolytic transglycosylase MltG translates to MSSDDKQKVKQEIKKKLLRERQEEASIVRKIVMVCLLLLIIAFTVAGTSAYYYVKGGLEPIDETSEELINVHIPIGSTSTRIGTILEEHGLIKNASFFRYYIRYKNETGFQAGDYQLSKSMHMDEMIAALKEGTVYQEYAFSFTIPEGRWLESILNVISEKTNHTIEDLTEKVQDKDYLQSLINRYSILTDDILDERIRWPLEGYLFPSRYDFVEENPSIEAIIEAMLQRTEQVVGKYFEDLEESEYNIHEIMTLASIIEGEAQKTEDRYIISGVLYNRLNINMALQVDPTVAYAHGEHFSRTLYEHLEIDSPYNTYRYAGIPIGPINNPGEASIKAALQPQEHKYLYFYARSDGEVMYSETFQQHQQILSQYRN, encoded by the coding sequence ATGTCTTCAGATGATAAACAAAAAGTAAAGCAAGAAATAAAAAAGAAATTATTAAGGGAACGTCAAGAAGAAGCAAGTATCGTTCGGAAAATTGTCATGGTATGTTTATTGCTACTAATTATTGCATTTACAGTTGCTGGAACATCTGCATATTATTACGTAAAAGGTGGACTAGAACCAATAGACGAGACTAGTGAAGAGTTAATTAATGTGCATATTCCAATTGGTTCAACGAGTACTAGAATTGGTACTATATTAGAAGAACATGGACTTATTAAAAATGCTAGTTTTTTCCGTTATTATATTCGCTATAAAAATGAAACAGGGTTCCAGGCTGGCGATTATCAGTTATCAAAGTCGATGCACATGGATGAAATGATCGCTGCTTTAAAAGAAGGGACAGTGTATCAAGAATATGCGTTTTCTTTCACTATTCCAGAGGGAAGATGGCTGGAAAGTATTTTAAATGTTATTTCAGAAAAAACTAATCATACAATTGAAGATCTGACAGAAAAAGTTCAAGATAAAGACTATCTTCAAAGCTTAATCAATCGTTATTCAATCCTAACTGATGATATATTAGATGAAAGGATAAGATGGCCTCTAGAAGGTTATTTATTCCCATCTAGATATGATTTTGTCGAAGAAAACCCTTCGATTGAAGCAATTATCGAAGCGATGCTCCAAAGAACAGAACAAGTTGTAGGTAAATATTTTGAAGATCTAGAGGAAAGTGAATATAACATTCACGAAATCATGACATTGGCTTCGATTATTGAAGGTGAGGCTCAAAAAACTGAAGACCGTTACATTATTTCTGGAGTGCTCTATAATCGCCTGAATATTAATATGGCACTGCAGGTAGATCCAACTGTCGCTTATGCACATGGTGAACATTTTTCAAGGACATTATATGAGCATTTAGAAATCGATTCACCTTATAACACATACCGTTATGCTGGGATTCCTATAGGACCAATCAATAATCCAGGTGAAGCGTCGATAAAAGCTGCCCTCCAACCACAAGAGCATAAGTATTTATACTTCTATGCAAGAAGTGATGGAGAAGTCATGTACTCAGAAACGTTCCAACAACATCAACAAATTTTGAGTCAGTATCGTAACTGA
- a CDS encoding DUF1292 domain-containing protein — protein MENTERERIVIPDENGDEHLFEVLFTFDVDETGKSYMVLIAVGDEDSDDEEVEVHAFQYTETGEGEDDLQLIPIETDEEWEIVEEMLNTFQEGEEDDEDEDQ, from the coding sequence ATGGAAAATACTGAAAGAGAACGTATCGTAATTCCAGATGAAAATGGAGATGAGCACTTATTTGAAGTTTTATTTACATTTGATGTAGATGAGACAGGTAAGTCATACATGGTTTTAATCGCTGTTGGTGATGAAGATAGTGATGACGAGGAAGTAGAAGTTCATGCTTTCCAATACACAGAAACAGGAGAGGGAGAAGACGATTTACAGCTTATCCCAATCGAAACAGACGAAGAGTGGGAAATTGTTGAAGAAATGCTCAACACATTCCAAGAAGGCGAAGAAGACGACGAAGACGAAGATCAATAA
- the ruvX gene encoding Holliday junction resolvase RuvX, which produces MRTLGLDVGTKTIGVAASDELGWTAQGVETIRRDSENPESDWQKLKKLITELEINKVVVGLPKNMNGTIGPSGVACQQFAEEVKERFGLPVIMWDERLTTVAAEKMLIAADMSRKKRKKVIDKMAAVMILQGYLDSSS; this is translated from the coding sequence ATGAGAACATTAGGCTTAGATGTTGGTACGAAAACAATTGGCGTAGCAGCTAGTGATGAATTAGGCTGGACAGCCCAAGGCGTAGAAACGATTAGACGCGATAGTGAAAATCCTGAGAGTGATTGGCAGAAGTTAAAAAAACTAATTACTGAACTTGAAATTAATAAGGTAGTTGTAGGTCTTCCTAAAAATATGAATGGAACAATCGGACCTAGTGGCGTAGCATGCCAGCAATTTGCCGAAGAGGTCAAGGAACGGTTTGGCTTGCCTGTTATTATGTGGGATGAACGTTTAACTACAGTTGCTGCAGAAAAAATGCTTATTGCTGCGGATATGAGCCGTAAAAAGCGAAAGAAGGTCATTGATAAAATGGCTGCAGTAATGATCCTACAAGGGTACTTAGATTCATCATCATAA